The Nitrososphaerales archaeon genome includes a region encoding these proteins:
- the cofH gene encoding 5-amino-6-(D-ribitylamino)uracil--L-tyrosine 4-hydroxyphenyl transferase CofH — MSRAWSGGGRMHINFIEKRLKELDPLFSQAIDKALSEKDIDEEEALRLLNAKPNEAFILAQVADHVRELHVGDVVTFVINRNINFTNECIVRCLFCAYSRPIGSLEAYTLTVEEIVSKAYEAWRSGATEVCIQGAINPKITPDYYFDIIKGIKAKVPEVHIHAFSPQEIYHIATELGVSYREVLKMLKEAGLDSMPGTAAEILDDEVRRVIAPKKVSTSQWIEIVKEALSSGIPMTATMMYGHIEDNIHRVRHLKIIRDLQKEKGGFTEFVLLPFIHYRTRLYREGLSKPGTAWIEDLKVHATARLFLSRYIDNIQASWVKLGPKMAQMMLNAGANDLGGTLMEENISREAGALYGTRMDVIELVNLIKGIGRRPAQRTTTYEILRFFDD, encoded by the coding sequence ATGAGTCGGGCCTGGTCAGGAGGGGGGAGGATGCATATTAACTTTATTGAGAAGAGATTGAAGGAGCTCGACCCACTATTTTCACAAGCCATCGATAAGGCCCTATCTGAAAAGGATATAGATGAAGAGGAAGCCTTAAGGTTGCTAAATGCGAAGCCCAATGAAGCATTCATATTGGCGCAAGTTGCCGATCATGTAAGAGAGTTGCACGTCGGTGATGTGGTCACATTCGTCATCAATAGAAATATCAACTTCACCAATGAATGTATCGTCAGATGCCTCTTCTGCGCCTACTCTAGGCCCATCGGTAGCTTAGAAGCATATACACTGACCGTGGAAGAGATCGTATCTAAGGCTTATGAGGCTTGGAGGAGTGGGGCTACTGAGGTATGTATTCAAGGTGCCATCAACCCTAAAATCACCCCCGATTACTACTTCGATATCATCAAAGGGATCAAGGCGAAGGTCCCTGAAGTTCACATCCACGCCTTCTCCCCTCAAGAAATATACCATATAGCAACGGAGCTCGGGGTTTCTTATAGAGAGGTATTGAAGATGCTTAAAGAGGCAGGGCTCGATAGCATGCCCGGAACGGCGGCCGAGATACTCGATGATGAAGTTAGAAGGGTTATAGCACCGAAGAAGGTTTCAACGAGTCAATGGATCGAGATAGTGAAAGAGGCCCTAAGCTCCGGCATACCGATGACAGCGACTATGATGTACGGGCATATTGAAGATAATATACATAGAGTTAGGCACTTGAAGATCATAAGAGATCTACAGAAGGAGAAGGGAGGATTTACCGAGTTTGTACTCCTGCCATTTATTCATTATAGGACGAGGCTCTATAGAGAAGGGTTGAGTAAGCCAGGTACGGCATGGATCGAGGATTTGAAGGTTCATGCTACCGCAAGATTATTCCTTTCACGGTACATAGATAATATTCAAGCATCATGGGTTAAATTGGGCCCGAAGATGGCACAGATGATGCTGAATGCTGGTGCCAACGATCTTGGCGGGACGTTGATGGAAGAGAATATTTCTAGAGAGGCTGGAGCGCTTTATGGGACTCGAATGGATGTTATAGAGCTTGTAAATTTGATTAAGGGGATAGGCAGAAGGCCTGCCCAAAGGACCACCACGTATGAGATTTTGAGATTCTTTGATGATTGA
- the cofG gene encoding 7,8-didemethyl-8-hydroxy-5-deazariboflavin synthase CofG — protein sequence MRKDILEAIARGFENKLSFEDAMILTKVDGEELPLLLASALSIKRSYYGRVVTYSRKVFIPLTRLCRNRCSYCGFRAETGHAYMSIGEGMKIVKDGERIRAKEVLVSTGDRPEELYGEAKKMLRSMGYSSTVEYVRDFEERVIKETKVMMPHTNIGLLSKGEMAELKPFNASMGLMLESISDRLMDRGMPHENSPTKDPRLRIKMVEEAGELKIPFTTGILIGIGETWEERIASLLAIRKVHEAHGHIQEVIIQNFMPEFGTPMEKNTPPSLLDMLKTIAIARFILGGDVAIQAPPNLNPKSYSTYLLAGINDWGGISPLTPDFVNIAYPWPKIDEVKRVTEGMGFELRERLPIYPKYIALRWIPDTIRDRVEMLTDESGLVRRGEDAY from the coding sequence CTTCCGCTTTGAGTATCAAGAGATCTTATTACGGTAGAGTCGTAACGTATTCTAGAAAGGTCTTTATCCCATTGACGAGATTATGTAGGAACCGATGCTCTTACTGTGGATTTAGGGCCGAAACCGGGCATGCCTACATGAGTATTGGTGAAGGGATGAAGATCGTCAAGGATGGTGAGAGGATCAGAGCTAAGGAGGTTCTGGTGAGCACGGGCGATAGGCCTGAAGAATTGTACGGTGAGGCGAAGAAGATGCTAAGGTCCATGGGATACAGCTCGACCGTTGAATATGTAAGAGATTTCGAAGAGAGGGTCATCAAAGAAACTAAAGTGATGATGCCACATACAAATATAGGGCTCTTGAGTAAGGGAGAGATGGCCGAGCTCAAGCCATTCAATGCGAGTATGGGGCTCATGCTCGAATCGATAAGTGATAGGCTCATGGATAGAGGGATGCCACATGAGAATTCACCGACTAAGGATCCTAGACTCAGAATCAAGATGGTAGAGGAGGCTGGCGAATTGAAGATACCATTCACGACAGGGATACTCATAGGTATTGGGGAGACGTGGGAGGAGAGAATAGCATCCCTCTTAGCTATAAGGAAGGTCCACGAGGCGCATGGTCACATACAGGAAGTCATCATCCAGAACTTCATGCCAGAATTCGGGACACCGATGGAGAAGAATACTCCGCCGAGCCTACTCGATATGTTGAAGACCATAGCTATCGCCAGATTCATACTTGGAGGTGATGTAGCAATCCAGGCACCGCCAAATCTAAATCCAAAATCGTATTCTACATACCTGTTGGCAGGGATAAACGATTGGGGTGGAATTTCTCCATTGACTCCAGACTTTGTCAATATAGCCTATCCATGGCCGAAGATAGATGAGGTTAAGAGGGTTACGGAGGGTATGGGCTTCGAACTTAGGGAGAGGCTCCCAATATATCCCAAGTACATCGCTTTAAGGTGGATACCGGATACGATTAGGGATAGGGTGGAGATGCTTACGGATGAGTCGGGCCTGGTCAGGAGGGGGGAGGATGCATATTAA